CCCTGGATATCGGTTTGTTCGCGCCGTCGGCCGACGCGAAACATTTAAGTGGTCTGTTGGTTCATCGTTTGGAACAAATTCGTTTGCGATCCGCTGTCGAACGGTTAACGGTTTCAGTCACGTTGACTGGTCCGCTTCGTACGGTGCAAACACCGTTGTTCGAGTCGGCGTCGCCGACCCGATCCACCTCATCCACTCACTCGCTAAGCGGTTCGTCAATCAGCCGACTGATCGATTCGCTGAGCGGTCGACTCGGGCGTAATGCCGTTGTCGAACTCAAACTGACGGGCGATCCGTTGCCCGAAAACGCTTACCAAACTTTTCCTATGGCCGGAAATCTCATCGGCGATTCGAATCGATCCGGTCGACACCGGCGAAGTCATGCGACTCACCGTCGTTATTCCTCATTCCATCCGTCACCGACCGACGCGATGCGCCGGCCTGTGGCCCTGCTAAAAAATCCGCTGCCTTTGTCGATCGCTTGGGCGGACTCATCATTCGCCTGCGATACGTGTCTTCCTACATTGCCCGAGCGATTGCGAATCCACGGAGTGACCCATCGCATCGTCCGCCATTGGGGACCAGAAAGAATCGAAACCGGATGGTGGAAAGGCCCTTCGATCAACCGCGACTACTACCGGATCGAGACCGATCGCAATCAGTGGTGGTGGATCTTTCGCCAAACCATTTCAAAAGTGGCCGGACAGCCATCCGACGCGACGTATCGCTGGATGCTGCACGGACATTTTTCCTAGTCAAGTGATTCTCTGCTGGCAAAGGGCATCGCCGAAGCGACCCTATGTCATCTTGTGCCTCTCATGTACTGCCCTACGGGACCAAGTTTCGTGCCTCAAGCATCAGGCGGTTGTCCGCGGAAATCAATTGGCGAACACGGTACCCCTACCTGTTCACCCACGCCCGGACAAGCAACTGCTCACCCGTGATCGGTGAGAACGCTTTGACAACGATTATCGCCGACCGCTTTCGGTCAATCGATGCTCGCAGGTTACTTCGCGAGAAAAGAAAAGGTTTGGATGAGACGAAATTATCTTTATTTTCATATCGAACGTTTTTCACAAGATCTTAACAAAGCAAAAAACCGACTCCCAAGACCCGCCTAAGGGAAAAGATTTCGGCATCAGTAGCACCCTGGACAGCTCAACTGCCTCATAGACATTACGCGACATTTTTGCGATTAGCCGCAATGAAAAATCAGAAACTGACCCATTTTTCACCAAAAGTCACTGCTCAGTCGCCGATTGGGGGCAAACAACACACATCCGCCAACGCCAAATCTGGATCAAGCCAAAATCGCCTCTACGACACGTGCCTCTTTCACGCCAGTCAGCTTTTGATTCAGGCCTTTGAACGGGTAGCTCATCTGTTGATGATTGAAACCCATCAAATGCAGTAGCGTCGCATGCATGTCACGTACTTGCACCGGATCGACGGCGGGCGTGTAACCCACCGCATCGGTTTCGCCATGCGTGTAGCCCGATTTAACGCCCGCGCCGGCCATCCAGATCGTGAACGCGTCGGGGCTGTGATCACGCCCCATGAAAGCCATCTCTTTGCCGCCGCGATTTTCTCGCATCGGCGTCCTTCCGAATTCACCGCCCCATACGACTAGCGTGTCTTCCATCAATCCGCGACTCTTCAGGTCAGCCAACAACGCTGCGATCGGCTGATCGGTTTGTTTGCACTTGTCGACCAGTCCGAACTCGAGTGCTTCACTTTTGCTGGATCCATGAGTGTCCCAGCCCCAATCGTAAAGCTGAACAAAGCGGACTCCGTTTTCGACCAACCGGCGTGCCAACAAGCAATTGTTAGCGAACGACTCTTTCTCGGGATCGGCGCCATAGGCCGCCAGCGTCTGCGCAGACTCGTTCTTCAGGTCCATCACCTCCGGTGCAGATGCTTGCATGCGGAACGCCATCTCGTATTGGGCGATCCGCGTCAACGTTTCGGGATCACCGAACGATTCGTGCGAATGCCGATTCAATTCGTCTAGCGTATCCAGCACCCGTCGCCGTTCTTCGCGAGTCACTCCGTTGGGATTCGACACATTCAGCACCGGATCACCCTGCGATCGACACTGCACGCCCTGGTAAACCGATGGCAAAAAACCGGCACTCCAAAGCGCCTTCCCGACTCGCGGCAACCGCCCACCCGATAACAGCACGATGAAACCGGGCAAGTCGGAATTCTCGGTACCCAGTCCCCACGTCACCCAAGAACCGATCGACGGCGACCCCATTTGCGAGGTCCCGGTGTGGACCATCAATTGGGCCGGCCCGTGGTTGAATTGGTCCGTCTGCATCGTCTTGATAAAACACAGATCGTCCGCGTGAGAAGCCAAGTGAGGCATCCGATCTGAGAACCACGCACCGCAGTCACCGTGCTGTCGAAAGGGGAACTGCGGTCCGAGCATCTTGGGCGTTCCGTTGATGAATGCGAACCGCTTGCCGTCCAAGAAAGATTGTGGACAGTCTTTCCCGTCAAGCATCTTCAAGTCGGGCTTGTAATCGAACAGTTCAAGCTGGCTGGGCGCACCTACCATATGCAAGTAGATGACTCGTTTGACCTTTGCCGAAAGCGGCGGTGCCAGGGGGCTGAGCGGATTGTCGCGTGCATGCTTTGGCAACACAGCAGCATCGGTCGCAGCGGATTGCGACGCCAGCCATAACGCCCCCAAGCCGGTCGTCGAGTCTCGCAGGAAATGCCGTCGCGTTCGATCTTCCAGCGATTGACGAAAACACTGTTGCCCAATCGTTTCTTTTCGTTTCATCATTTGCTCATGATTTCATCAAGGTTCATCAACACCGAAGCAACGTCGCGCATCGCGTCGCCGCGACTGGATCCGTGATCGACCGATTGTTGAAACAGGTTCTCGATCGCTGAACTTTCCGCCGCATCGGGCTCTCGACTCGCCACCGCCAAAAAACCGAATCGGATCTTTTGGTTCAAATCGCTTCCATTCGATTCCATCCGTTGGGCCAATGCGTTCGCACATTCAACGAATGTCACATCGTTCAAAGTTACCAGCGCTTGCAGCGGAGTATTCGATCGCAGCCGCCGAGGACTACAAAATTCTCGCGACGGTGCATCGAACGTCGACGTCATCGGGTACGGAATGCTGCGTTTGGTGTAGGTGTAGATCGTCCGCCGATACCGGTTTCGGTCGCCCGGACCAGCGGTTTTCCATTTGTCAGCGGCAAACGGTTTCCAAATTCCATCGGGGATGGGCGGAAACACGGGCGGCCCACCAAAATCGTCGGACAACAAGCCCGACGCTGCCAGTGCCTGGTCACGGACCATCTCTGCAGGCATCCGGAAACGCGGACCACGAGCAAGCAAACGGTTCTCTGGATCGTGGTCCTGCACGTCCGCGCGGATGGCGGCCGATTGACGGTACGTCCGGGAGAGCACGATTGATCGAATCAGTTTCTTCGTACTAAAACCCTGAGTCGTAGCGAACTCGATCGCCAAGTGATCTAGCAACTGGGGATGCGAAGGCGTTTCACCGCTGGTGCCAAAATCTTCCTCGGTCGCGACCAACCCGATCCCGAACAGGATCGACCACACGCGGTTGACGGCAACCCGCGCGGTCAGCGGGTTTTCAGGCGACACAAGCCACTTTGCCAACGCCAAGCGATCTTTCGGCGCGTCGTCGGGCAGTCGACCGAAGGCAAGTGGTATCTGCGGCACAACTTCGTCACCCTTGGTTAAAAACAGGCCGCGGATGAACACGTGGGTCGGTCGCTTCAGATTGGCCGGACGTTCGGCCATGACCGGCGTTCGGCTCGATGCAATCGATCGGCGTACGCCCTTGAGCTTCTTGAGGTGATTTCGGCTGGTGATCAAATCGTCGGCGGCCAGTTTTTCCATCAGGTCCGGTTCACTGGAGGCCTCGAAATATCCACGGCGGGTAACCAGCGGGAACGCACCCAGCATCTGCGCCTTGTTGGACCACTTCAGCTCTAAGTGTGATTTGGCGGTTAACGATAGGGGGCTGCGAAGCACAAACACGGCGGATCGGGCGTGGTGAATGCGGGAGTATGCGGCAAATCCGTCGCTGTTCTTTGCATTGAGGCTCTGCTCGGGATCCTTCATCGGATGCGGTTCGTCGCCGATCACTCGCGTGAACGCGACGGGCGTACGAGTCCCGTCGGCAGCGATCAACGCGGCTTCGAAGTGCGAGACCATGAAACCCCATTCCGAATCCGCTTTGGCCGTATCCGGATGGCGAGGCAGGAACGTCGCACGTATCGCAGAGATCGTTTCATGCTGACCCGGCAAACTCGCGTCGATGGTCATGGCGGTACCCACCGAAAGGGTATCCAACGTTACGAACTCGGTGCGTCCGTCGCGTGTCTCGGTCTTGACCTTCGTTTGTTCGGTTGCCGCAGCGGTGAAGTCATTGATCGGCCACCATCCGTCGTCTTCGTCCGCAACGATGGCACGTTCTCGCGCCCAAAGCGATTCTTCGAGGGCATTCACTTGGTTGTCCATTTCACCGGCCCGGGCAAAGTCTCTGTCGTCCAACGGTACGCTCAACAGCGGGTACTCTTCGTTCAAATCGCAATCGACGGTGTTGTTGAAGAACGCCGCGAACTGATAGAACTCTTCGTGGTTGATCGGGTCGTAGGGATGGCTGTGACACTGAACACAACCAAACGTGATGCCCTGCCACGTTTGCCAAACGGTGCTTACGCGATCTAAGACCGCGGCGATACGAAACTCTTCATCATCGGTACCACCTTCTTCGTTGGTTTGCGTCAATCGATTGGCGGCGGTTGCAAGCCGATCGTCGATCGTCGCATCCGGCAACAAGTCGCCGGCGATCTGTTTGATGGTGAACTCGTCATACGGCATGTCGTCGTTGAAAGAACGGATCACCCAATCGCGGTACTTCCAAATTTCGCGGCGGCCGTCTAAACCGAGACCGCGCGAATCGGCATACCGAACTTGGTCCAGCCACACCGACGCCCAACGGTGTCCGAAACCGGCACGACGCAGCAGGTCATCAACCTTGGTGCGGTACGCCTTTTCTCCCGAATGCTCGGCCGCGGCGATGAAGTCGTTATGCTCGGACGGTGTCGGCGGAATGCCGGTCAAGTCCAAGGTGACTCGGCGCAACCATTGGGCTGGCGACGCATCTGGTGCTGGCGCAATGCCTTCGTTCTCTAGCCTTGCCAAGACGAACGCGTCGATCGATCCACGGGGCCAACTTACATCGCCAACTCGCGGCACCTCGATCGATTTGGGAACTTCATAGGACCACGGTTGTTGCCACGATGCACCTTCGGCAATCCAGGTTCGAAACAACGCGACGGCTTCGTCCGACAACGGATGTCCGTGTTCGGGCGGCGGCATGACTTCGTATTCGTTGGTCGACGTGATGCGCTGGATCAACAATGAATCGTTGGGGTGCCCCGGTTCGATCACCAAGAGTGCTTCGTCGCGATGGATGAACGAAATGTCAGCCGCCTTCTTCACTCCACCGTGACAGGAAACGCAGTGCGCGTTAAGCAGCGGGCGAATATCCCGGCCAAAATCAACCGTTTCGGCTGAACCGACGGAAACGAACGAGAGCACCAGGACAAGCGGCCCGAGTGGATGAAGCGTCGTCGAGTTGCTCGGAAAGGTCAAAGGCATTTTGATTCGCATGAAAGCTGTATTGGGACACCGTGTGAACACAGTCTACGTCGATTGCGATTCGAGACCGAAAACGCTGATGTCCGAGAAAAAGGCTTCACCACCTTCCGCCGCCAGTCGAAGCACCGGGGTGGATTCCGCAACGACGTCGAAACTGCCCAGCAGCTTGCCGTCGTGATAGGCAAACCATCGCTGGCCAAACTGACTCCATTGGACGTCTTGCCAGACCGGCGATTCGGAATCTGGGGACTGATCCGCCGCATGTCCCGCGTGTTTGACCCATTCGCCATCGATGCCGGCGCGACGACCCAATTGTGCCTCGCCGCGAGTCAGCCGCACGCACCACTGGATGGTTTCGTTTGGCGATTCGGCCTCGAATGCCAGCTGGACCTCCGCCGCGCCCGCTGTACTGGTGTCGACACGAACGCGAACGCCGCGTCCAACGGCGGGGCCACTCAATTCCGACGGCAATTCCGAAATGGGATGCGAAATCAAACCTTTGCCGGCCAGAACTCGAGACCCTTCGGCATCTGCTCGCACGCTCCAGACGGATTGGTGATTCGTCCAACCGGCGAGGGACTGGCCATCGAACAGCGGCTGGGACCAAAGCGTCTCAATCGACCTCGGTGGCTTTACGTCGGAATTTTTCTTTGAAATCAGCAAGCCGCCGACGCCAACGATGCTTACGATCCCCGCGACCAACGCGGTGATGACGGTTCGGCGATGGAGTCGCGACGGTACGATCGACGTGCCCGACTTGGCTACACTCGACTCCGGTGCATGCACTTGCGCATCGATGCGGCGAATCAGAGTCGCGTAGTCCGCGATGCGTTTCGACGGATCCGGTTGGATCATGTCGACGATCAACTCTCGCACAGACGTCGGCACAGTATCCGGAAACTGTTCCCAACGCGGTGGCTCGCCAGTCACTTTGGCCAACACGAGCGAGTGAATCCGCACGGAATCGTACGGTGGTACGCCCGACAGCATCGTGAACAACGTCGCGCCGAGTGCATAGATATCCGCGCGATGGTCGACCGGATCGCCGGTCAATTGTTCCGGTGCACAATACATCGGCGTTCCAAGTGTGGCGCCGGTCACGGTCAATTGATCGTCTTCGATACCGCCGGGGTCGTTGAAGCGAGCCAAGCCAAAATCCGCGATTTTGACCAGCGGCGCCCCGGGTGGAAGATCGTAACCGGCCGGGGCATCGGCCAACATCAAGTTGGCCGGCTTGATGTCGCGGTGAATGATGTCGTGAGATGCGGCGTAGGCCAATCCCATCGCGGCTTGTTTGACAATCGATAAGGCGTGAGCCAGCGGCAGGCGGCCACGTTCGATTCGCGATCGCAGATCGCCGCCACGCACCCACTCCATCACCAGATAAACGCGACCGCGATGCGTTCCCGAATCAAACGCCGAAACGATATTGGGGTGCTGCATTCGTCCGATCGCGGTGGCCTCTTTTTGAAAACGCTGCAATACACCCGACTGGGTCGACCGGGCCTGTAAAATCGCTTTGACAGCGACATCGCGACGAAGCCGTTCTTGATGCGCGCGGTAAACGACACCGAGGGCTCCTTGCCCAATCACATCCAACAATTTGTATCCCGGCGCCAAGTCCTCCGGCGACATGAAAGCTTCGGTGATCTCGATCGCCGTCGGCGACATCCAACCGCCTTCCAGTGCGATTCGCTGGGCCGGCCCGTCACCGACCGCCAACCGCGCGGTGATTTGTGTCGCGCCGTCCTGACTGACCAGGGACCGATCCACCGCCGTGCCGACGAACTTTTCATCCGCCTCGCGATCATTCACGGAACGCATCCGAGTCCGCGTCGCTGGGCATTCGCCAATCGCCACGCGGCGACAGACTGACCGAGCCGACTTTTGGGCCGTCGGGAACGCAGTTGCGTTTGAACTGGTTGATAAAGAATCGCTTAAAGAAACCGTCTAACGTCGTTGCAATGGTTTCTGATTCATAGGTTTGATCGAACTTCGCATGCGAAGCTAAATACAGAATCTTGTCGCGATCAAAACCGTTGCGGACAAAGTGGTACAAGAAAAAGTCCAGCAACTCGTAGGAACCCACCGTCGCCTCGGTCGCTTGGCGGATCGTCCCGTCCGATCGCGGCGGCAACAACTCGGGCGAGATCGGCGTGTCGGCAATTCGGTGCAGTACTTCTCGCAGCGGACCGTCGTGATCGTGGTCGGCGGCATACCGCACCAAGAAACGGACCAAAGTTTTGGGAATCGACGTGTTGACGTTGTACATCGACATGTGATCGGCGTTGTAGGTTGACCAGCCGAGTGCCTGTTCGCTCATGTCGCCCGTGCCCAGCACGAAACCGCGGCTCATCAACAGCATCGTGCGAATCCGCGCCTGAACATTCTCGAACGTCAGATCCTTGGCGTCGTCGGAAACTTGGTTCAGCGTCGATTGCAATCCGTCGACTTTGGTTTCATCGTTGATCGAGATGCCGAGCGGTGAATGCGCGAGCGATAGAAATGTGTCGAGACACAATTGACGGATATCGATCAGTTCGGGACGAATGCCGGTCAACTCGATCAACTGATCGGCGCTGGCACGGGTGTGATCCGTCGTACCAAAACCGGGCATCGTGATCCCGGCAATGTCCGTTCGCGGTTTCCCGATCGCATCACAAGCTCGGATTGCGACCAGCAGCGCTAGAGTACTGTCCAGTCCACCCGAAACGCCGATCGACAACGTCGTATTCTTGCCCAAACGCGACAATCGCTTGATCAACCCGGCAGTCTGAATCGCAAAAATCTCGGCACAACGAGCTTCCAATTCGTCGCTTTCGTCCGGCACGAACGGGTGCGCATCTAAGTGACGCAGCAAATCCATTCGCGGCAGAGGCCCCCGATCTTCATCGACTTCGGGAAGCTCGATCGTCACCGTACGAAAGTCTCGGTGAGCCCGAGTCATCGCATCATCGAACGATCCGATGACGCGCCGGTCGTGGGCCAGACGCTGCAGGTCAACGTCGCGCGTCACGATCGTTTCGCCGACGTGCGAGGGATCTACACCATCGCCAACACGGCGAGATTCACCCAGAATGCCGCCGTTTTCGGCGATCAAGCAATGGCCGCCGAAGACCAAATCCGAAGTGGATTCGCCTGGACCGGCCGACGAATAGACGTAAGCCGCGATGCATCGGCCCGATTGACTTCGTACCAAGTCGCGGCGCCACGACGCTTTGCCAATCGTTTCGTTGCTGGCCGACAAATTCACCAGCACATTGGCGCCCGCGATCGCGGCGTGCGAGCTGGGCGGAATCGGTGTCCAGAAGTCCTCACAGATTTCGACCGCGATGACCGCATCACCCTGACGCACCAAAATGTCGGTTCCGAAAGGAACGTCATCCCCAAACAATTCGATCGTTTTCGGATCGGCCCCCGTCGAAGCTCGAAAATGGCGCCCTTCATAAAACTCGCGATACGTCGGCAAGAACGTCTTCGGTATCACAGCCTCGATGTTGCCGCCTGCCATCACCGCGGCAACGTTCATCAGCGAGTTGCCGACGACCATTGGCAATCCGACAATCACCACTTTCCGGTGCAAAGATGTGTGCGCTGCAATCTCGGCAAGTGCATCCATCGCCGATTCGATCAATGCATCCGACGCAAACAAGTCTCCGCACGTGTAACCCGTTAGACCCAGTTCGGGCAGAACGACAAGATCTGCGTCGACCCCGTCGATCATCCGCATCGAAGCCGCGGCGTTGGCCGCCGGATTGGCAATGGACATTGCCGGCGCGGCGGCGGCGATACGAAAGAAACCGTGATTCTTCAAGGGACCGAGTTCTGGGGTTAAATGGCGTAAGGAATGGG
The sequence above is a segment of the Rubripirellula tenax genome. Coding sequences within it:
- a CDS encoding PSD1 and planctomycete cytochrome C domain-containing protein, encoding MPLTFPSNSTTLHPLGPLVLVLSFVSVGSAETVDFGRDIRPLLNAHCVSCHGGVKKAADISFIHRDEALLVIEPGHPNDSLLIQRITSTNEYEVMPPPEHGHPLSDEAVALFRTWIAEGASWQQPWSYEVPKSIEVPRVGDVSWPRGSIDAFVLARLENEGIAPAPDASPAQWLRRVTLDLTGIPPTPSEHNDFIAAAEHSGEKAYRTKVDDLLRRAGFGHRWASVWLDQVRYADSRGLGLDGRREIWKYRDWVIRSFNDDMPYDEFTIKQIAGDLLPDATIDDRLATAANRLTQTNEEGGTDDEEFRIAAVLDRVSTVWQTWQGITFGCVQCHSHPYDPINHEEFYQFAAFFNNTVDCDLNEEYPLLSVPLDDRDFARAGEMDNQVNALEESLWARERAIVADEDDGWWPINDFTAAATEQTKVKTETRDGRTEFVTLDTLSVGTAMTIDASLPGQHETISAIRATFLPRHPDTAKADSEWGFMVSHFEAALIAADGTRTPVAFTRVIGDEPHPMKDPEQSLNAKNSDGFAAYSRIHHARSAVFVLRSPLSLTAKSHLELKWSNKAQMLGAFPLVTRRGYFEASSEPDLMEKLAADDLITSRNHLKKLKGVRRSIASSRTPVMAERPANLKRPTHVFIRGLFLTKGDEVVPQIPLAFGRLPDDAPKDRLALAKWLVSPENPLTARVAVNRVWSILFGIGLVATEEDFGTSGETPSHPQLLDHLAIEFATTQGFSTKKLIRSIVLSRTYRQSAAIRADVQDHDPENRLLARGPRFRMPAEMVRDQALAASGLLSDDFGGPPVFPPIPDGIWKPFAADKWKTAGPGDRNRYRRTIYTYTKRSIPYPMTSTFDAPSREFCSPRRLRSNTPLQALVTLNDVTFVECANALAQRMESNGSDLNQKIRFGFLAVASREPDAAESSAIENLFQQSVDHGSSRGDAMRDVASVLMNLDEIMSK
- a CDS encoding DUF1501 domain-containing protein; protein product: MMKRKETIGQQCFRQSLEDRTRRHFLRDSTTGLGALWLASQSAATDAAVLPKHARDNPLSPLAPPLSAKVKRVIYLHMVGAPSQLELFDYKPDLKMLDGKDCPQSFLDGKRFAFINGTPKMLGPQFPFRQHGDCGAWFSDRMPHLASHADDLCFIKTMQTDQFNHGPAQLMVHTGTSQMGSPSIGSWVTWGLGTENSDLPGFIVLLSGGRLPRVGKALWSAGFLPSVYQGVQCRSQGDPVLNVSNPNGVTREERRRVLDTLDELNRHSHESFGDPETLTRIAQYEMAFRMQASAPEVMDLKNESAQTLAAYGADPEKESFANNCLLARRLVENGVRFVQLYDWGWDTHGSSKSEALEFGLVDKCKQTDQPIAALLADLKSRGLMEDTLVVWGGEFGRTPMRENRGGKEMAFMGRDHSPDAFTIWMAGAGVKSGYTHGETDAVGYTPAVDPVQVRDMHATLLHLMGFNHQQMSYPFKGLNQKLTGVKEARVVEAILA
- a CDS encoding NAD(+) synthase, translating into MSIANPAANAAASMRMIDGVDADLVVLPELGLTGYTCGDLFASDALIESAMDALAEIAAHTSLHRKVVIVGLPMVVGNSLMNVAAVMAGGNIEAVIPKTFLPTYREFYEGRHFRASTGADPKTIELFGDDVPFGTDILVRQGDAVIAVEICEDFWTPIPPSSHAAIAGANVLVNLSASNETIGKASWRRDLVRSQSGRCIAAYVYSSAGPGESTSDLVFGGHCLIAENGGILGESRRVGDGVDPSHVGETIVTRDVDLQRLAHDRRVIGSFDDAMTRAHRDFRTVTIELPEVDEDRGPLPRMDLLRHLDAHPFVPDESDELEARCAEIFAIQTAGLIKRLSRLGKNTTLSIGVSGGLDSTLALLVAIRACDAIGKPRTDIAGITMPGFGTTDHTRASADQLIELTGIRPELIDIRQLCLDTFLSLAHSPLGISINDETKVDGLQSTLNQVSDDAKDLTFENVQARIRTMLLMSRGFVLGTGDMSEQALGWSTYNADHMSMYNVNTSIPKTLVRFLVRYAADHDHDGPLREVLHRIADTPISPELLPPRSDGTIRQATEATVGSYELLDFFLYHFVRNGFDRDKILYLASHAKFDQTYESETIATTLDGFFKRFFINQFKRNCVPDGPKVGSVSLSPRGDWRMPSDADSDAFRE
- a CDS encoding serine/threonine-protein kinase codes for the protein MNDREADEKFVGTAVDRSLVSQDGATQITARLAVGDGPAQRIALEGGWMSPTAIEITEAFMSPEDLAPGYKLLDVIGQGALGVVYRAHQERLRRDVAVKAILQARSTQSGVLQRFQKEATAIGRMQHPNIVSAFDSGTHRGRVYLVMEWVRGGDLRSRIERGRLPLAHALSIVKQAAMGLAYAASHDIIHRDIKPANLMLADAPAGYDLPPGAPLVKIADFGLARFNDPGGIEDDQLTVTGATLGTPMYCAPEQLTGDPVDHRADIYALGATLFTMLSGVPPYDSVRIHSLVLAKVTGEPPRWEQFPDTVPTSVRELIVDMIQPDPSKRIADYATLIRRIDAQVHAPESSVAKSGTSIVPSRLHRRTVITALVAGIVSIVGVGGLLISKKNSDVKPPRSIETLWSQPLFDGQSLAGWTNHQSVWSVRADAEGSRVLAGKGLISHPISELPSELSGPAVGRGVRVRVDTSTAGAAEVQLAFEAESPNETIQWCVRLTRGEAQLGRRAGIDGEWVKHAGHAADQSPDSESPVWQDVQWSQFGQRWFAYHDGKLLGSFDVVAESTPVLRLAAEGGEAFFSDISVFGLESQST